attgtagtttcaccacggcAGACCAAATAAACCCTAATaccccagtgcagtgatagGGACACTGTGTAGGAGATGCCTTCTTTCTAGTGAGACGATAAACTGAGGTCCTTACTCAATATGGTCATTATAAGTCCCATGACAGTCATCACAAAGAGTAGGGCGTTCCATGGTGTCCTGACTAAATTTCTGACATGGCTCTTTCAACCTGCCACATAATCATCCCCCAGTTGAGTCAGATAAATATagttctctccctgtccctcaccGTTGAGGTGTGGACAGCGTTCTGGCACAAACTGGCTTCTGTGCATCACCCACACATTGGTGGTGATTGTGGCGAGTTTCTCCCTCCTCACTTATCACTGTATAACACTGAATGTGACATAAGTGCTATATGACTGcaaggtattattattattattattagtagtagtagtagtagtatttagAAAATGCTAACTGCTGGGATACGTTTGCTCAACAGCACTGATATTTCAATGATGTGATGACATACCACTTCAGTCCTGTCGGTAgcatgctgtgtttttgtgtttacaaAAGAGGTTACATTTAGAAGTGATTATGATTAATAAATTTTCCCACTTTTTACTGACTTTGTTCAGACCGTGTGCCAATAGCTACAAAAATGTTGTGAGTGTGGATCagattttttaagttttattgaGTACATACTGCAGGAAACGAAACGCGAGTGGTTGCGTTTAACTGCGGAGTGCAGTGCTTTCGGGTTAACCGAATGAAAATACAGCAATGATTTTTATGAAAGAAGTATTCACTTTTAACATATAGGGTTTTGGACGATGGTCTTCGTGTTTTAGcgtgtaaaataattttagagGTTATTAATGGGCAAGATATGCGCGAGGAGAAAGCACAACTGTAAATCTGGGAAACCCGAGAGAAGCTGTGTAAAACAGATTGAGTCTAAATGGTCCCCACCTGTCATTTAAACGCAACCGCGAATCTCAATGACGCTTGATCATAATTTGACAAGTTGTTGaaagcaagaattaaacaagcTAGATATGCCGGACCGCAGTCGGTCCCCGTCCCCGGCCAAGTCACCGAAGAACTCGCCCAAGAAGTCACCCAAGAAGTCCCCGAAGAAAAAAAGGGCCGCTAAACCTAAGAAAGCCGGTCCCAACGCTAGAGACCTGATTGTCAAGGCCGTAACCGCCTCcaaggagagaaaaggagtgTCTCTGACTGCCTTGAAGAAAGCGCTAAAGGCAGCCGGATACGATGCGGAGAAAAACAAATTCCAAGTGAAGCTGGCCGTCAAGGCTCTGGTCGCAAATGGTACCCTGATTCACACCAAGGGCACTGGCGCATCTGGCTCCTTCAAGCTATGTAAAACTCAGACCAAGAAGCCGAAGAAAAGGGCGGCCTCTAAAGCCAAGAAGTCAGCCGGTAAAAAGAAAACGGCTAAAGCAAAGAAGCCCAAGAAGGCAGTAAAGAAGCGTGCCAAGAAGACAGCGAAGAAACCGGCCGCCAAGAAGGCGACCAAGAAAGCTAAGAAACCGAAGGCGACCAAGAAGAGTCCCAAGAGAACAAAATCGACCAGGCCTAGGGCC
This region of Anguilla rostrata isolate EN2019 chromosome 8, ASM1855537v3, whole genome shotgun sequence genomic DNA includes:
- the LOC135261951 gene encoding histone H1-like, translating into MPDRSRSPSPAKSPKNSPKKSPKKSPKKKRAAKPKKAGPNARDLIVKAVTASKERKGVSLTALKKALKAAGYDAEKNKFQVKLAVKALVANGTLIHTKGTGASGSFKLCKTQTKKPKKRAASKAKKSAGKKKTAKAKKPKKAVKKRAKKTAKKPAAKKATKKAKKPKATKKSPKRTKSTRPRAAKPKTVRAKKAAAKK